The proteins below are encoded in one region of Fimbriimonadaceae bacterium:
- a CDS encoding Gfo/Idh/MocA family oxidoreductase, translating to MSARLSRRDFLAVSAATTVTMMANNGFAFVQGSDTIKVGVIGCGGRGTGAAGDAVASSEGVVVTALADLFPDHLKSCAENLKKSLGAKFQVRPDQMFTGWDAYKHLLATDVDVVILAAPPGFRPAHLQAAVDAGKHIFTEKPVAVDPVGARMVYELADKVDEKGLIVVAGTQRRYDPAYREIIRRIHDGAIGEIVAADAYWMQGGLWMHPRQESWSDVEWQLRNWLYFTWLSGDHIVEQHIHNVDVVNWAMNQPPVKAIGMGGRQVRTDPAYGYVYDHFSVEYEYENGTRMQSMCRQQDGTASRVSEFLVGTKGTSNANSWIKGANAFRYSGEPKNPYVEEHRHLIEALRGGKKINDLKHVAEASLTAIMGRLAAYSGEEVTWDEVMASDLSLFPEKLEFGPMEVPSVPNPGQGRMAVLVEDPVTAVK from the coding sequence ATGAGCGCTCGCCTCAGCCGACGGGATTTTCTCGCGGTCTCGGCCGCGACGACGGTAACGATGATGGCTAACAACGGTTTCGCTTTCGTCCAGGGGTCTGACACGATCAAGGTCGGTGTGATCGGCTGCGGAGGCCGGGGCACCGGTGCCGCAGGCGACGCCGTCGCCAGTAGCGAAGGCGTGGTCGTCACGGCCCTCGCGGACCTCTTCCCCGACCACCTCAAGAGCTGCGCAGAGAACCTCAAGAAGAGCCTTGGCGCGAAGTTCCAGGTCCGCCCGGACCAGATGTTCACGGGTTGGGACGCCTACAAGCACCTCCTGGCGACCGACGTGGACGTCGTCATCCTCGCCGCGCCCCCCGGCTTCCGCCCGGCCCACTTGCAGGCGGCGGTGGACGCGGGCAAGCACATCTTCACAGAGAAGCCGGTCGCGGTGGATCCGGTCGGCGCCCGCATGGTCTACGAGCTGGCGGACAAGGTCGACGAGAAGGGCCTCATCGTGGTCGCGGGGACCCAGCGCCGGTACGACCCTGCCTATCGCGAGATCATCCGCCGCATCCACGACGGGGCGATCGGCGAGATCGTCGCGGCAGACGCTTACTGGATGCAGGGCGGGCTTTGGATGCACCCGCGCCAAGAGAGCTGGTCGGACGTCGAATGGCAGCTTCGCAACTGGCTCTATTTCACCTGGCTCAGCGGCGACCACATCGTCGAGCAGCACATCCACAACGTGGACGTGGTGAACTGGGCGATGAACCAGCCGCCGGTGAAAGCGATCGGCATGGGAGGCCGACAGGTCCGCACCGACCCTGCCTATGGTTACGTCTACGACCACTTTTCGGTCGAGTACGAATATGAGAACGGAACGCGCATGCAAAGCATGTGCCGCCAGCAGGACGGTACCGCCTCTCGGGTGTCCGAGTTCCTCGTCGGCACGAAGGGCACTTCGAACGCGAACTCTTGGATCAAGGGTGCGAACGCCTTCCGCTATAGCGGCGAGCCGAAGAACCCGTACGTCGAGGAGCACCGGCACTTGATCGAGGCGTTGCGCGGCGGCAAGAAGATCAACGACCTCAAGCACGTGGCCGAAGCGAGCCTGACCGCGATCATGGGCCGGCTCGCCGCCTATAGCGGCGAGGAAGTCACGTGGGACGAGGTGATGGCCTCGGACCTCTCCCTGTTCCCCGAGAAGCTGGAGTTCGGACCGATGGAGGTCCCTTCCGTGCCGAACCCGGGCCAGGGAAGGATGGCGGTCTTGGTCGAAGACCCGGTCACCGCCGTCAAGTAG
- a CDS encoding cyclic-di-AMP receptor: protein MKLVVVIVHSRDRNRLTDALVQAGFKFTVIGSTGGFLREGNTTVLLGVDDGEVEGVKEIVRENCHAREQIVNVAPFESATPGGFIPSPVRVPVGGAVVFVLPVDEFERF, encoded by the coding sequence ATGAAGCTGGTCGTGGTCATCGTGCACAGTCGCGACCGGAACCGGTTGACCGACGCCCTCGTTCAAGCCGGGTTCAAATTCACGGTGATCGGCTCCACCGGGGGTTTCCTGCGCGAAGGCAACACGACCGTCCTTCTTGGCGTTGATGACGGTGAGGTCGAAGGCGTGAAGGAGATCGTCCGCGAGAATTGCCATGCGCGCGAGCAGATCGTCAACGTAGCCCCGTTTGAGAGCGCGACCCCCGGCGGCTTCATCCCGAGCCCGGTCCGCGTGCCTGTGGGCGGCGCCGTCGTCTTCGTCCTCCCTGTCGATGAGTTCGAGCGTTTCTGA
- a CDS encoding prepilin-type N-terminal cleavage/methylation domain-containing protein — protein MKAPSRAFTLIELLVVIAIIAILAAILFPVFAQAKAAAKNSADLSNHKQLVTAIMLYAGDNDDNTCRTRHDLEVGEPLSNLYTWYMPLQPYLKSKEVLKDPVVSQAPVVFPYPLDRTYWDTFRTDYVINGFFSHGANLSSFVSRPAEQIIIAERHKDFAFFDYHPWATAPDGQWERGLLDGSGYRLRDLESEVQEKDPANVGRHQRGNNYSFADGHAKHLKFAQTLDPNLPPDDPKNFGKHNIDSKESNED, from the coding sequence ATGAAAGCACCATCCAGGGCGTTTACGCTCATCGAACTTCTCGTCGTCATCGCGATCATCGCGATCCTAGCCGCAATCCTGTTCCCCGTCTTCGCCCAAGCAAAGGCGGCTGCCAAGAACTCGGCGGACCTGAGCAACCACAAGCAACTTGTCACGGCGATCATGCTTTACGCGGGTGACAACGACGACAACACGTGCCGCACGCGCCACGACCTCGAAGTGGGCGAGCCGCTCTCCAACCTTTACACGTGGTACATGCCGCTCCAGCCGTATTTGAAGAGCAAGGAGGTCCTGAAAGACCCGGTCGTGAGCCAAGCGCCGGTCGTCTTTCCCTATCCGCTCGACCGAACCTATTGGGACACGTTCCGGACAGACTACGTGATCAACGGCTTCTTTTCCCATGGCGCGAACCTTTCCTCGTTCGTCTCGCGGCCCGCTGAGCAGATAATCATCGCGGAGCGCCACAAGGACTTCGCGTTCTTCGACTACCATCCCTGGGCGACCGCTCCGGACGGCCAGTGGGAGCGCGGCCTTCTTGACGGCTCCGGCTACCGCTTGCGCGACCTGGAGTCCGAAGTCCAAGAGAAAGACCCAGCGAACGTTGGCCGCCACCAGCGCGGGAACAACTACAGCTTTGCCGACGGCCACGCCAAGCACCTGAAGTTCGCGCAGACCTTGGACCCCAACCTGCCGCCTGACGATCCGAAGAACTTTGGCAAGCACAACATAGACAGTAAAGAGTCGAACGAGGACTGA
- a CDS encoding transcriptional repressor produces the protein MAIDRLKYHGFRITMPRIQVIRTLARVERPLSAYGIHEEIVTNGGRIDVVSVYRILATLVEVGLVHHIGIVDGYIACRFEEEHPSQSQHVVCRVCGKVVELPLPSLISEETDKQLADIGFTNGITRVEILADCPDCQKNA, from the coding sequence ATGGCCATAGACCGCCTCAAATACCATGGCTTTCGCATCACCATGCCGAGGATCCAGGTCATCAGAACGTTGGCGCGGGTCGAGCGGCCGCTCTCGGCCTATGGGATCCATGAAGAGATCGTCACGAACGGGGGCCGGATCGACGTCGTTAGCGTGTACCGAATCTTGGCGACGCTCGTCGAAGTCGGCCTGGTGCACCATATCGGCATCGTCGACGGCTACATCGCCTGCCGCTTCGAGGAAGAGCACCCGTCCCAGTCGCAGCACGTCGTCTGCCGCGTGTGCGGCAAGGTCGTCGAGCTCCCCCTTCCGAGCCTGATCTCCGAGGAGACGGACAAGCAGCTGGCCGATATCGGCTTCACGAACGGCATTACGAGGGTCGAAATCCTCGCGGACTGCCCCGACTGCCAGAAGAACGCCTGA
- a CDS encoding zf-HC2 domain-containing protein, whose amino-acid sequence MTCSRVRKLASAYLDHELAGSESLAVRAHLADCPVCAAEVEQTAAVCRQLAALSPVDPSKELPVRLRSAIASETRRRKTSNWAFGGALAAAAAAGAIGAVWLYRASGSEAESPASRTVAVEGAVDQTYVASTDPFGSPVPVIPANLGGN is encoded by the coding sequence ATGACTTGCAGCCGCGTCCGCAAGCTTGCGTCGGCCTACCTTGACCACGAACTTGCCGGATCTGAGTCGCTCGCGGTGCGTGCGCACTTAGCCGATTGCCCTGTCTGTGCGGCCGAAGTCGAGCAGACGGCCGCGGTCTGTCGCCAGCTTGCCGCCCTGTCGCCGGTCGACCCTTCGAAGGAGCTCCCTGTCCGCCTGCGTTCTGCGATCGCTTCGGAGACCCGTCGGCGCAAGACGTCCAACTGGGCTTTCGGCGGCGCCCTTGCGGCGGCCGCGGCGGCGGGCGCGATCGGCGCCGTCTGGCTCTATCGGGCCTCCGGGTCCGAGGCGGAAAGTCCCGCGAGCCGTACCGTCGCGGTAGAGGGGGCCGTTGACCAGACCTATGTCGCTTCGACCGACCCTTTTGGAAGTCCGGTTCCGGTCATTCCGGCGAACCTTGGCGGTAACTAG
- a CDS encoding PDZ domain-containing protein has protein sequence MSQLQKLITSPYPVLALGTVIVSGLVWAQTAPKPAPIAHNRPIQFQQAGIPTPPNMDAVRSIEDTLTTLAESASKAVVHITSDLSVLEADKGDFQRNMQQNMDGGEGSGFVYRSDGWIVTNEHVVGGNDRVAVILGDGRAVAGKVTRAADAQVDLAVVKVDVANLPTLDLADSNRVRPGQFALAIGSPFGIEDTVTIGHISGLSRDGQIFDPRTRQPRIYSGMIQTDASINPGNSGGPLIDVSGRVIGVNSSIVSTTGTSAGIGFALPANFVKVVADELISTGKFDRGTMGVLPRDLKPFEKEKLRLEGGAMIYEQKLQNGRSINQDSPAYKAGIRPGDVITGINGNPITNETDLRVAMYRQAPGDQVSVTYIRDGAPKTVNIKLVSPQALAQNDQQPNNPPQPGNGMPRIFGNPNDMLREFGVPDQGQQNQPEPQVRQPGAKPRLGVQVQNVDETARRQFKLPNGTTGVVVVTVEPNSFAAKLDLQPGDILTQVGDKTILSVTDVTEAMGSAQFGKSITLKFKRMGDSGAIEFTKTVPFE, from the coding sequence ATGAGCCAACTTCAAAAACTGATCACTTCCCCCTACCCAGTGCTCGCCCTGGGGACCGTTATCGTGAGCGGCCTCGTCTGGGCGCAAACGGCGCCGAAGCCTGCGCCGATCGCGCACAACCGGCCGATCCAGTTCCAGCAGGCCGGGATCCCGACCCCGCCCAACATGGACGCGGTCCGTTCCATCGAGGACACCCTGACGACCCTGGCCGAATCGGCCTCGAAAGCCGTCGTCCACATCACTTCGGACCTCAGCGTGCTCGAGGCGGACAAGGGCGATTTCCAGCGGAACATGCAGCAGAACATGGACGGAGGCGAAGGCTCCGGCTTCGTTTACCGCTCTGACGGCTGGATCGTGACGAACGAGCACGTGGTCGGTGGCAACGACCGGGTCGCCGTGATCCTGGGCGACGGGCGTGCGGTGGCGGGCAAAGTGACCCGAGCTGCGGACGCCCAGGTCGACCTTGCCGTGGTCAAGGTGGACGTCGCGAACCTTCCCACGCTCGACCTGGCGGACAGCAACCGCGTCCGCCCGGGCCAGTTCGCCTTGGCGATCGGCTCCCCGTTCGGCATCGAGGACACGGTCACGATCGGCCACATTAGCGGCCTCAGCCGCGACGGACAGATATTCGACCCTCGGACTCGCCAGCCGCGAATCTATAGCGGCATGATCCAGACCGACGCCTCGATCAACCCGGGCAACAGCGGCGGCCCGCTCATCGACGTTTCCGGCCGGGTCATCGGCGTGAATTCTTCGATCGTCAGCACGACGGGCACCAGCGCCGGAATCGGCTTCGCCCTCCCGGCCAACTTCGTGAAGGTCGTGGCCGACGAGCTGATCTCGACCGGCAAGTTCGACCGAGGCACGATGGGCGTGCTCCCGCGCGACCTAAAGCCGTTCGAGAAGGAGAAGCTTCGCCTGGAAGGCGGTGCGATGATCTACGAGCAGAAGCTGCAGAACGGCCGTTCGATCAACCAGGACAGCCCGGCCTACAAGGCGGGGATCCGGCCCGGCGACGTGATCACCGGCATCAACGGCAACCCGATCACGAACGAGACCGACCTTCGCGTGGCGATGTACCGCCAGGCCCCGGGCGACCAGGTCAGCGTGACCTACATCCGCGACGGCGCCCCTAAGACGGTCAACATCAAGCTCGTCTCGCCGCAAGCGCTGGCCCAGAACGACCAGCAGCCGAACAACCCGCCGCAACCGGGCAACGGCATGCCGAGGATTTTCGGCAACCCGAACGACATGCTGCGTGAGTTCGGAGTCCCGGACCAGGGGCAACAGAACCAGCCGGAGCCGCAAGTCCGCCAACCGGGCGCCAAGCCGCGCCTCGGTGTGCAGGTCCAGAACGTCGATGAGACCGCCCGCCGTCAGTTCAAGCTGCCCAACGGCACGACCGGCGTCGTCGTGGTCACGGTCGAGCCCAACTCGTTCGCGGCCAAGTTGGACTTGCAACCAGGCGATATCCTCACCCAGGTCGGCGACAAGACGATCTTGTCCGTGACGGACGTGACCGAGGCGATGGGTTCGGCGCAGTTCGGCAAGTCGATCACGCTGAAGTTCAAGCGGATGGGCGACAGCGGCGCCATCGAGTTCACAAAGACCGTCCCCTTCGAGTAA
- a CDS encoding sigma-70 family RNA polymerase sigma factor: MVAAWIKGFVRTKETDGALFQRLMEDSYRQAYNTAVRLTGDATDAEDLLQETYLRAFRFFARYDESLPFMSWLYRIMTNVHIDMVRRKARLKTVSLDQSSEDGAKSWELPDETSRTDAPLMECTVQEPLELGLKAMTPEFRTAVVLADVEGLSYEEIAEIMDTSVGTVRSRIHRGRKQLRSYLEARGGVTLR; the protein is encoded by the coding sequence ATGGTAGCGGCGTGGATTAAAGGGTTTGTCCGGACGAAGGAAACGGACGGGGCGCTGTTTCAGCGCCTTATGGAGGATAGCTACCGCCAGGCCTATAACACAGCCGTCCGGCTGACCGGCGACGCGACCGACGCGGAAGACCTGCTCCAAGAGACTTATCTTCGCGCCTTCCGATTTTTCGCCAGGTATGACGAGTCGCTTCCCTTCATGAGCTGGCTGTACCGCATCATGACGAACGTCCACATCGACATGGTGCGAAGGAAGGCGAGGCTGAAGACGGTGAGCCTCGACCAGTCTTCGGAGGACGGGGCGAAGTCGTGGGAACTACCCGACGAGACCTCGCGGACGGACGCCCCCCTCATGGAGTGCACGGTCCAGGAGCCGCTTGAATTGGGGCTGAAGGCGATGACGCCTGAGTTCCGCACGGCGGTCGTTTTGGCCGACGTCGAAGGTCTTTCGTACGAGGAGATCGCCGAGATCATGGACACGTCGGTCGGAACCGTCCGATCCCGCATTCACCGTGGCCGGAAGCAATTGCGCAGCTACCTTGAGGCGCGGGGCGGGGTGACGCTTCGATGA
- a CDS encoding FAD:protein FMN transferase, giving the protein MEFTEVHMGCGTRIVAYGGSEETVREACSAAFSRIAELEDVASDHRPQSEARRVLASGSRQRVSRDLHRLLARSQQVWRLSGGLFDVTVGSVTAGGDGPVGFDLLGFDAELGTLKVQCPGVRLDFGGIAKGDAADQALLALARQGVESALVDCGGDIACGSPPPGAEGWSIELPDGRVLVLARAAVCTSGPFLPPSGRRHLLDPRAPEREAAARRVTVCGGTGLGAEPWATVASLSPSGSFTGEMEAEGVHVVYEESFTG; this is encoded by the coding sequence TTGGAGTTTACCGAGGTCCACATGGGCTGCGGCACTCGCATCGTTGCCTATGGCGGTTCGGAGGAGACCGTGCGGGAGGCGTGCAGCGCCGCCTTCTCCCGCATTGCGGAGCTGGAGGACGTCGCCAGCGATCACCGCCCACAGAGCGAGGCGCGGAGGGTGCTCGCGAGCGGCTCGCGTCAACGTGTGAGCCGCGACCTCCACCGCCTCCTGGCGCGGTCGCAGCAGGTCTGGCGGCTGAGCGGCGGCCTCTTCGATGTGACGGTCGGCTCGGTGACCGCGGGAGGAGACGGCCCGGTCGGGTTCGACCTTCTTGGCTTTGACGCCGAATTGGGCACGCTCAAGGTCCAGTGCCCCGGCGTGCGGCTGGATTTCGGCGGGATCGCGAAAGGGGACGCGGCCGACCAAGCCCTCCTCGCCCTGGCCCGGCAAGGCGTCGAGAGCGCCCTGGTGGATTGTGGCGGCGACATCGCGTGCGGCTCCCCTCCGCCCGGGGCGGAAGGGTGGTCCATCGAGCTTCCCGACGGACGGGTCTTGGTCTTGGCCCGTGCTGCCGTGTGCACTTCGGGCCCGTTCCTCCCTCCTTCCGGCAGGAGGCACCTGCTCGACCCACGCGCGCCGGAACGGGAAGCGGCCGCCAGACGGGTGACGGTCTGTGGCGGGACCGGTCTGGGGGCGGAGCCCTGGGCCACCGTCGCCTCGCTTTCACCGTCCGGGTCGTTCACGGGCGAGATGGAAGCGGAAGGCGTCCACGTGGTCTATGAGGAATCTTTCACGGGCTAG
- a CDS encoding SUMF1/EgtB/PvdO family nonheme iron enzyme: protein MHILSLALHMSLPEPFVQEIPGSLVKFTMRPVPGGEIQIDGKTHKVGDLWVAETETTWDAYDIFAFRLDLTQEQQAAGVDAKTRPSKPYGAVDRGYGHKGYPAMSMTHHAAKLYCEWLTKKTGKPYRLPSEAEWRIAAGHLPDATLDHFAWFWDNADDKTHPVGKLAPNAFGLHDMLGNVSEWCEGVDGQPVAMGGSWAEKAEHVTESARAKQTPAWNMRDPQNPKSLWWLSDAPFVGFRVVLDR, encoded by the coding sequence ATGCACATTCTGTCTCTCGCCCTGCACATGTCCTTACCCGAGCCCTTCGTCCAAGAGATCCCTGGCTCGCTAGTCAAGTTTACGATGCGCCCGGTCCCGGGCGGTGAAATCCAGATCGACGGGAAAACGCACAAGGTCGGCGACCTCTGGGTCGCAGAGACCGAGACCACCTGGGACGCCTACGACATTTTCGCCTTCCGGCTCGACCTCACCCAGGAGCAGCAGGCGGCGGGAGTCGACGCGAAGACCCGCCCGAGCAAGCCCTATGGCGCGGTCGACCGCGGCTATGGCCACAAAGGCTATCCCGCCATGTCCATGACCCACCACGCCGCGAAGCTCTACTGCGAGTGGCTCACGAAGAAGACGGGCAAGCCTTACCGCCTCCCCTCCGAAGCCGAGTGGCGCATCGCCGCCGGCCACCTGCCCGACGCCACCCTCGACCACTTCGCCTGGTTCTGGGACAATGCCGACGACAAGACCCATCCCGTGGGCAAGCTCGCGCCGAACGCCTTCGGCCTGCACGACATGCTCGGCAACGTCTCGGAATGGTGCGAAGGGGTGGATGGCCAACCCGTCGCGATGGGCGGCTCCTGGGCCGAAAAGGCCGAGCACGTCACGGAAAGCGCGCGCGCCAAGCAGACGCCTGCCTGGAACATGCGCGACCCCCAAAACCCCAAAAGCCTCTGGTGGCTCTCGGACGCACCGTTCGTCGGCTTCCGGGTCGTCCTCGACCGCTGA
- a CDS encoding DUF1800 domain-containing protein translates to MLRRFGLGASEAELDSYVQGGYEAAVDRLLGYEALSEPAVPLDRFANSKGQLPVKLAQVWWYARVLSSQRPLEYALTLFWHDHFATSAQKVDSGPAMVNHVETLRKHCAGPFLDLLTAVSKDPAMLYWLDNRENKKGSPNENFAREVMELFTLGIGHYSEADVQEAARAFTGWTYGIRRGARFREVEKPGPNVSFSFERGQHDAGSKTILGQSGDFDGDAVLGLLARHPQTALRLTAKFWSWFAYPDPDPKLIERLAANWVRDGLVVSSLVRAIALSPEFLSEKALRAEIKNPVQFCVSTLRQLGLGQAVTDRLASDQKVQGTRAAGPALLLIQSTTSMGMELMYPPDVSGWKTGDAWITSATMVERMKWADRLFGVAQIKGQASVRYPAWPLFRGDPTPEGVAKRLVSLFDASLPQAKMDQLVAACREKSGGAVTAGNAGDVAQVVARLIFGSPEFQFG, encoded by the coding sequence TTGCTCCGCCGTTTTGGGCTCGGCGCGAGCGAGGCAGAGCTGGACTCTTATGTCCAGGGTGGCTACGAAGCCGCCGTCGACCGGTTGCTCGGCTACGAGGCTCTTTCCGAGCCCGCGGTGCCCCTCGACCGGTTCGCCAACTCCAAGGGCCAGCTTCCCGTGAAGCTGGCCCAAGTTTGGTGGTACGCGCGGGTCCTCTCCAGCCAGCGGCCGCTGGAATATGCCCTCACCCTTTTCTGGCACGACCACTTCGCCACAAGCGCCCAAAAGGTCGACTCCGGCCCTGCCATGGTCAACCATGTCGAGACCCTGCGGAAGCACTGTGCCGGCCCCTTCTTGGACCTCCTCACCGCAGTGAGCAAGGACCCTGCGATGCTCTACTGGCTCGACAACCGGGAGAACAAGAAAGGCAGCCCCAACGAGAACTTCGCCCGCGAGGTGATGGAGCTCTTCACCCTGGGGATCGGCCACTATTCGGAGGCGGACGTCCAAGAGGCGGCGCGGGCCTTTACGGGCTGGACTTACGGCATTCGCCGCGGCGCGAGGTTCAGGGAGGTCGAAAAGCCGGGGCCGAACGTGAGCTTCTCGTTCGAACGCGGCCAGCACGACGCCGGCTCAAAGACGATCCTCGGCCAGAGCGGCGACTTCGACGGCGACGCCGTGCTCGGGCTCCTGGCCAGGCACCCCCAAACCGCCCTGCGGCTCACGGCGAAGTTCTGGTCGTGGTTCGCCTATCCGGACCCTGACCCGAAACTTATCGAGCGGTTGGCCGCGAATTGGGTGCGGGACGGGCTCGTCGTGAGCTCGCTCGTCCGCGCTATTGCCCTCTCCCCCGAGTTCCTCAGCGAGAAGGCGCTCCGCGCCGAGATCAAGAACCCGGTCCAGTTTTGCGTGTCCACCTTGCGGCAATTGGGATTGGGCCAAGCCGTGACCGACCGGCTTGCCAGCGACCAGAAGGTGCAAGGGACCCGTGCCGCCGGCCCCGCCTTGCTCCTGATCCAGAGCACGACCTCGATGGGGATGGAGCTGATGTACCCTCCGGACGTCTCGGGCTGGAAGACGGGCGACGCCTGGATCACCTCGGCCACCATGGTCGAGCGGATGAAGTGGGCGGACCGGCTCTTTGGCGTCGCACAGATCAAGGGGCAAGCGTCGGTGCGGTATCCGGCCTGGCCGCTCTTTCGCGGGGATCCGACCCCAGAAGGGGTCGCGAAACGTCTCGTGTCGCTCTTCGACGCGTCTTTGCCGCAGGCAAAGATGGACCAGCTTGTCGCGGCCTGCCGCGAGAAGTCTGGAGGGGCGGTGACGGCGGGCAACGCGGGAGACGTGGCCCAAGTCGTGGCCAGGCTCATCTTCGGCTCGCCGGAGTTCCAGTTCGGCTAG